GACGCCAATATCGTCTTCGTCACTGCAGGCATGGGGGGAGGCACTGGTACTGGCTCCGCTCCCTATGTCGCCAAGATCGCCAAGGACATAGGTGCCCTGACCATCGCTGTTACCACCATACCATTCAGGGGAGAGGGGAAGATGAGGATGGAGAACGCAGAGTGGGGTCTGGACCGCTTGAGGAACAACGCTGACACTGTTATCGTCATCCCCAACGACAGGTTGCTGGAGCTTTGCCCCCGTCTGTCCATCAACGCCGCCTTCAAGGTGGCGGACGAGGTATTGATGAGGGCCATCAAGGGGATCACCGAGCTCATCACCAAGCCTGGACTGGTCAACCTGGACTTCAACGATGTGAAGACCATCATGAAGGGCGCGGGCGTGGCCATGATCGGCCTGGGAGAGTCCACCGGTCAGACCGAGGACCGGGCCCAAGAAGCTATCGAGGATGCTCTCAACTCCCCCCTATTGGACGTGGACATTGCCGGAGCATCCGGTGTTCTTGTTAATGTGATCGGAGGGGCGGACATGACCATATCCGAAGCGCAGAAGGTGGCAGAGGTCCTCCAGAGCAAGGTGCAGCCCACAGCACGCATCATATGGGGTGCGGCCATTGATCCTGCCCTGGAGCACAAGATCAGGGTCATGGTTGTGATCACGGGTGTGAAGTCCAAGCAGATCTTGGGCAAGGCCAGAGAGACCGCTCGGCTGAAGGAAACGGATATCGACCTCATCAAGTAAGGGTCAATCGAAGCTAGCATAGCGCACCTCCCTATAGGCCGGGGCACACCCCTCCGGCCTCTTTTTTATTCCCCCAGACAGCCAGTGTTAGGGGGAACAGCACCGAAACC
Above is a window of Methanomassiliicoccus sp. DNA encoding:
- the ftsZ gene encoding cell division protein FtsZ, with translation MKSLVEEALARESAAATPFGPTVGSSRTIGQQSSSADAELLDLLQKLKTNIKIIGCGGGGSNTINRIAQEGISGAELYAANTDAQHLLAVRAPHKILLGRRSTRGLGAGALPKVGEESAMEAEEELRKALLDANIVFVTAGMGGGTGTGSAPYVAKIAKDIGALTIAVTTIPFRGEGKMRMENAEWGLDRLRNNADTVIVIPNDRLLELCPRLSINAAFKVADEVLMRAIKGITELITKPGLVNLDFNDVKTIMKGAGVAMIGLGESTGQTEDRAQEAIEDALNSPLLDVDIAGASGVLVNVIGGADMTISEAQKVAEVLQSKVQPTARIIWGAAIDPALEHKIRVMVVITGVKSKQILGKARETARLKETDIDLIK